In Lolium rigidum isolate FL_2022 chromosome 7, APGP_CSIRO_Lrig_0.1, whole genome shotgun sequence, the DNA window CAACATAAGATCATCGAGAGACAGGAACCGCAATTTTCAGCAACTCTACTGTCTTCACTGAAGATTAAACCCTCTGTCACGGCAATAATGGACTTCATGTATTTTGCAGAGCATCTTAATTCAGCATTAAGATAGCTCCTCTGATCTGAAATCCTGGTAAGCAATTCCAACATACATTGTGAAGCAATAAGCTTAATAGGATAAGGACCGAAGTGCATGAGACGGCACAAATCATGGCACGGGGTGCCAACAACAGAGAAAGACTGGACGTTATCTGAATGTTGCAGGAATTCTTGCCAGTCAATATTGGGATCTAGGATGGCATGCAAACTGTAAAACAAACAACCATTAGGTCACATACAAGGTAATTAAAATGAAACACATAATACTTGTTGCGCACCTTCTTAGAGAGAAAAACACTAGGTGAAGTATAAAAATCATGAATCCCCCAAAATCTGTCTCCTGATTGTGTTGAAATAAAGATGGGCCCTTTGCACAAGCTTCCTGTATTATACCATCCGTCAAAGAAACTAGTGATCTGTTAAAGATTATGGCCTTTGCAGGCTCAATAAGCGCCTTGCTTGCTGCATGATGCAAAATAAGGCAAAATATCCCAATCAATATCTTCTGTTCTTGGTCAGTTGATGCATAATCAAGagaagtgaaacactccaataacTGCCAAGAAGAAGTGATTAGTAAACTAGAGGTACTACTAACTGGGGAACAAGAGGAAAACAACTTCCAGTGAACAATTAATTCATTTATGAGTATCAGATAAATTGAGAAGACAGACATCAGTACTAATTGGCTTTTAGGTTTGATCCAACTGGGACAAAGGAGATGAGACTGTTTTTACTTATTCCAACATATCAAATTTGATGAACCCATCTAAGGGTATGATGTTGGACGACCACTTGCGGGATCCCTAGGATTCAATAGTCCTAACTAAAGTTATCTATCACTACAGATCCTCTAGACTATACCGAACTTCTTTAATTGTGTACTGTCAGCAGATCTCATATAAACAGATAAAGAAGTAAAACCTGTTATCTGAAATACATTTTGAGGATACTAAATCCCTAAAGCTATTCGTAACCAGGAAAGATAATTGCAAAAAATGTACTCGTAGCAAAAATAAGGCCAAAACTAATTGTGTAACTTTCAACTTAAAGACATATAAAACAAGATTACCTTAATGGTAAGAGCAAGCCATTCATCTTCCCGGGAGACTGTCATTGCACTCGCTGAGTATAAGATGTTAAAGATCAAAAAggaacacattgttttgatccttGAGGAATATGTCAAGCAATATATACTACCAACTGCATCAAGAACGCCACATGATGTAAACTGATCAGAAGAACAAGGAGAGATTACTATAATTTCAGCAATCACACAAACCACTGAGAAGACCTCATCTTCTGTGCCATCCTTTATAATCTGATCCAGTAAGGAAACCAGCAACGACGAGAGGCCAGTCTCTCCAGAAAATACCAGTTCTGCAACCATCTTTATGTCCACAGAATGACTGCTGTTTGGAAGCACAATAGTTTTATCTTCACAGAAAGTTCTGCAGAAATTTAGCATCTGGAGAGATAATGGTTTCATAAGTTCTCCCTTCTGGAAGAGCCATTTTAGTGCTATTGGATGGGCTCGGATCGAAAGCAAATCCCACTCCTTATATGCCATTACACGGAACAGAGTTTTCTCAGCTTCTGGACTATATGGAGTACTACAGCTAAATGCAATGCCTCTGATGAAGGCATAAAGATGGACCAGCAGAGTAAGCATCACAGAATCAGTGATTTCATAGTGGAACTTCCCACCATTGAGAAGGATGTATTGCTCAACCGAAGAAAgaagttggctgtcagcaaccaacctGATTAATTAAACAAGCATCACATTAGAATAACAGTTTTTTTATTCTCAAATGTGGATCAAATGCAACAGATAAGTACCTTTCATTGTAGAATGAACAGGCATACAATATTACTAGGATAGCGCATTGACATGATGCCAAGTTGAAGTCTTCTGAGCTACATTGTCCAAGTACATAAATAAGTTCTGTAGGGTCTGATGGCAGATATATGTATGAATCTCTAATTGTTTCCCCATATTTACAGCCCAAAATTTTGTCAACAATCGAACTAGTGACCAAATATACTACTGATTTGACAGGATCGGTAGGAAATAAGCCCATGAATCCAAATGACAAGCAAAACCATGATGATGAGGCAAGCATCTCAGCAAACTTGAGTTGCTTACTGGGAGATGTGCTTGATAAAATAATATGGAAAATCTGAAGGATTTCTCCCAATGTTTCATCATCACTACCATCAACAACAGCACTTTCAAGCCAATGCAATAAATATGTTCCACAAATTCCAATGATGCTATCCTCAAGATCTTTCTCAACAGAAATCTTATCTTTATTCCCTTCGAGGCAGAATACAAGTGCTTCTTTCAGAAGACGAAGGGAATGTGGTACGAGGAACGCACAGTTATCCCCATGAGGTAACGTCGAAGAGATAGCATGTTTTGATGATTCTTCAATAAATGATGGTAACCTCTGGATATCATGAGCAGATGGTGACCTCAGAATCTCTATTAATAT includes these proteins:
- the LOC124672209 gene encoding protein PUTATIVE RECOMBINATION INITIATION DEFECT 1-like — encoded protein: MESDGEVSPPRPSQGCGAGHRASDSLPTSAGGSVCVSCAAALLSSASAPSHHVSHVLATLSLALADQAFLAPLRAAHPRLLAAPLVEALAAAAASRDDALATQASDLAADLASAVGAPAASELIARLARLLSSGSLVKHLHTLHCLGILLNSIKDAAAYIGDEFSLFVNLVNDLQLPSDDIRGEILFLLFKLSLLNATPWDNICDNDNVDLSAIGRSLLQLCLEVLLKTQNDAVRLNCIALLLTLGKKEAFDTFLLGDQSLITSVESDKSTQMDDVPLNASIVVLFADAVKGSLLSTNLEVQTGTLNLIFHFLSSDANIHVLLETLIDENVADYVFEVLRLSGNNDPLVISSIQVLSLLATSEERFKEKLAIGFSTLLPVLNYVAEIPFHPVQSQVLRLVWICIVNCSGILSLSQEEQIACTMTVILRRNDNCELGMCSETFVLVCSILIEILRSPSAHDIQRLPSFIEESSKHAISSTLPHGDNCAFLVPHSLRLLKEALVFCLEGNKDKISVEKDLEDSIIGICGTYLLHWLESAVVDGSDDETLGEILQIFHIILSSTSPSKQLKFAEMLASSSWFCLSFGFMGLFPTDPVKSVVYLVTSSIVDKILGCKYGETIRDSYIYLPSDPTELIYVLGQCSSEDFNLASCQCAILVILYACSFYNERLVADSQLLSSVEQYILLNGGKFHYEITDSVMLTLLVHLYAFIRGIAFSCSTPYSPEAEKTLFRVMAYKEWDLLSIRAHPIALKWLFQKGELMKPLSLQMLNFCRTFCEDKTIVLPNSSHSVDIKMVAELVFSGETGLSSLLVSLLDQIIKDGTEDEVFSVVCVIAEIIVISPCSSDQFTSCGVLDAVGSIYCLTYSSRIKTMCSFLIFNILYSASAMTVSREDEWLALTIKLLECFTSLDYASTDQEQKILIGIFCLILHHAASKALIEPAKAIIFNRSLVSLTDGIIQEACAKGPSLFQHNQETDFGGFMIFILHLVFFSLRSLHAILDPNIDWQEFLQHSDNVQSFSVVGTPCHDLCRLMHFGPYPIKLIASQCMLELLTRISDQRSYLNAELRCSAKYMKSIIAVTEGLIFSEDSRVAENCGSCLSMILCWEKFGSQENMVVRESKWSRLIMEEFAVALTAPGLTSKSFSNQQKIAAKIAVSLLKLSQVPEWLTSLFDSTLISGVVANLSARNVTADIVKLFSELMARGFLTHEHIVALHNLFQVCRRQLYEGGSSSELSAQKTEEKVARSSDDVRALLFGIVMDQGAASCPLQMEQQKLLCEIDLFFQESSQQEQH